In one window of Drosophila mauritiana strain mau12 chromosome X, ASM438214v1, whole genome shotgun sequence DNA:
- the LOC117148316 gene encoding uncharacterized protein LOC117148316 yields the protein MSSRFKSRIPERVRNSLTVLDGPNSRISRIRDAALPNRSSLSRSHMPLPISNTLSALVKPVSPKAVFKKTLTEEEAVIRSLVRRSKPLAVRGNRTSFRRIQLAHAAPIGDSSVLLKATDSFCSADFRLQKPIKEAIPADPEKDPAASRTAKSLLDLVTGRRQPGMEQMRFLCSDHRLINVPSPLMYRHSRIMSYLEMEVQPIPLRSIRSVTLLRVIMWMHKKTLCANGTENVAEASPTVEMCIGNIRKGNGNASSETSCQISEITQGNAQRTVNLTSQILGEKIENDCSEICKNIELYNDNTPIRSEDTENSCENNSEDEGDSEECFEKNMQNQENVMEDMKRNVNKQNENQKNDSCTIINETNGQLVVYNPNIQFISNNESTNKSSTDCAKDTINEFTKVNGNRQVGFVIAKRITDIDKDNITEIKTGEDELIIEREICCSRSADNIVIHANVMQNFCKRCGIIRCAGDNANDDQCVADLNEMKRSSYLLCSWEERLLGNELYQLVEIILASHYLGIESLTMNAIHHFCELMAQRTRSESCLMLRIKTRLAGDNHCPLIRESLSLGCHRNNQADGSEIEEQQFEPNSRIARIFRKHRPNGRPAIGGGMGDGLYAKKPCSRNH from the coding sequence atgtCATCTAGATTCAAGTCGAGAATTCCGGAACGCGTTAGAAACTCGCTAACGGTACTGGATGGTCCAAACTCGCGGATTTCCCGCATCCGTGATGCCGCGCTACCAAATCGCAGTTCGCTGAGCCGCTCCCATATGCCGCTGCCGATCAGCAACACGCTGAGCGCTCTGGTGAAGCCAGTGTCGCCGAAAGCTGTATTCAAGAAAACGCTAACGGAAGAGGAAGCGGTGATCCGCTCACTGGTGCGACGCTCAAAACCGCTGGCAGTACGTGGCAATCGTACATCCTTTCGTCGCATTCAGTTGGCTCACGCTGCTCCGATTGGCGATTCCTCCGTGCTATTGAAAGCCACCGATAGCTTTTGCAGCGCCGATTTCCGGCTGCAAAAACCAATAAAGGAGGCAATTCCGGCTGACCCAGAGAAGGATCCTGCCGCTAGCAGGACAGCAAAGAGCCTGCTGGATCTGGTGACCGGACGAAGGCAACCGGGTATGGAACAAATGCGTTTCCTTTGCAGCGATCATCGGCTGATCAATGTGCCCAGTCCCCTGATGTATCGCCATTCGCGGATAATGAGCTATTTGGAAATGGAGGTGCAGCCCATTCCGTTGCGGTCCATTCGCTCGGTGACGCTGCTACGCGTGATCATGTGGATGCACAAGAAGACTCTATGCGCAAACGGAACTGAGAATGTCGCCGAGGCGTCACCTACAGTTGAGATGTGCATTGGCAACATCCGCAAAGGAAACGGAAACGCGAGTAGCGAGACCAGCTGTCAAATCAGTGAGATTACTCAAGGTAATGCTCAACGTACGGTAAATTTAACAAGTCAGATTCTCGgcgaaaaaatcgaaaatgatTGCTCAGAAATATGCAAGAATATAGAATTATATAATGATAATACACCGATTAGAAGTGAAGATACCGAGAATAGTTGTGAAAACAATAGTGAAGATGAAGGCGACTCCGAGGAATGTTTTGAAAAAAACATGCAAAATCAAGAAAATGTTATGGAAGATATGAAACGTAATGTTaacaaacaaaacgaaaatcaaaaaaacGATAGCTGCAcaattataaatgaaactaATGGACAGCTAGTCGTATATAATCCAAACATtcaattcatttcaaataacGAAAGCACAAACAAAAGTAGTACAGATTGCGCGAAAGATACAATTAATGAATTCACAAAAGTAAATGGTAACCGTCAAGTTGGTTTTGTAATTGCAAAAAGAATTACCGACATTGACAAAGACAATATCACAGAGATAAAAACTGGCGAAGATGAACTCATTATCGAACGTGAAATCTGTTGCTCAAGAAGTGCGGATAATATCGTAATTCATGCCAATGTGATGCAAAATTTTTGTAAACGATGTGGGATTATAAGGTGCGCAGGTGACAATGCCAACGATGATCAATGCGTTGCTGACTTGAATGAAATGAAGCGTTCCTCATATCTTCTCTGCTCCTGGGAGGAGCGATTGTTGGGCAACGAACTGTACCAGCTGGTGGAGATTATCCTGGCGTCTCATTACTTGGGCATCGAGTCGCTGACAATGAACGCCATTCATCATTTCTGCGAGCTAATGGCTCAAAGGACTCGCTCGGAAAGCTGCCTGATGCTGAGGATCAAGACACGATTGGCGGGTGATAACCACTGTCCGTTGATCAGGGAGTCACTGTCGCTGGGATGTCACCGAAATAATCAAGCAGATGGCTCCGAAATTGAGGAGCAGCAATTCGAACCCAATAGCCGCATAGCCAGGATCTTCAGGAAGCACCGACCGAACGGACGGCCAGCTATTGGAGGTGGAATGGGTGATGGACTTTATGCAAAAAAGCCTTGCAGTCGCAACCATTAG